A window of Natronococcus sp. CG52 genomic DNA:
CTATCCCAACTTGGGTACTGCCTAGCTCTGAACCTCCTCGGCTGGCGTGTTTCCGTCGAGCGATTGATGCGGTCTCCGGCGGTTGTAGTAATGCGCGAACTGTTCAATCCATTCGCGTGCGCTCGACCGACTGCCGACCCACGAGTTACGGAAACGGTCGATCCGCATATCGAGGGTGTGAAACTACTTTTCGATGCGGTTTCGGTCAGTAGAGTCCACCCGACCGTTCGATCCTAATCGACAGAGGACAGTCCGATAGCCGAATTGATCGACGAGAAACTCAGCGTCCGTGAGATCGTGTTTTTCGCGGAGTCCATGCAGAACGTGCAGCCGATGAGACAGGTGACGCCAATTCTGAAGCCACGGACGTCAGTGAGGCGAGTGCAATCTCATATGCCGTCGTCACTACTCACGATGCTGGCGGTGCGGGCTCCTTCTGAATCTCGCCATCGGCCACTATCTCTCGTCCGACGCCATCGAACGTCACGTCGCCGTAGGTCACCCGACTTCCCTCCCCCGAGTAGATGCCAGCCCCACCGCACTCCGCTGCGTGGGCCCGCGTGAGTGTTGCCTCGACATTCTCGCGGAAACGGAACGCCTGACGCGTCATCCCCGTCACCGTGACATCGCTCATTTCCAGATCGCTCATCTCCTCGAAGATGATCCCGTTCGTAAACGCCCCGTCGACGGTCACGTTCGAGAGTTCGGCCTCGTCGACCCCGGCGGCATAGATCCCCGCGCCGGCAGCCACCCCGCGCTCAGTCGTCCTGATCGTGACATCGTCAATCGTCACCCCTCGCCGGCCGCCGTCACTGGAGCCGAGCGTGATCCCGCGCGCGTTGTCGATGCACGATACCCCGTCGATCGTCAGATCAGCAAGTGCCTCGCCCCGATCGGCTCTGATCGCCGTGTACTGACAGCCAAGAATGGAGCCATCGGTGATAGTGATCGACTCGGTTTTCCCACGGTGGAGCTGGACGCCGTAGGTGGCGCCGTTCTTCGGCGCGATCTCGAAGTCTCTGAGGGTGCACGCTTTCGTCGGCGTCTCGTCGTCCATGGCGAGCGTGCGCGTCTCGCCATCCCAGATGCCGTTCCGGGTGATTCCTGCCTGTTGCACGTCGAACTGGATCGGTGTGTCCGAGGCACTGTCCCCGCCCCGGCTGGCCCAGTAGCCATCCACAACGACGTTTCGTGACGAGACGATGTCGATGTGATGGCAATAGGTGGCGTCGCCGTAGATGTTCTCCAGTCGAACGGTATCAGCATGCGCGGGCATGATGCCGTTCGTCTCCGGCGTGTCGACGCGGACGTTGGCAACCCCCCAGTTCGATGCGCCGGTGTAGCCGGGCTGGTCGTACCCCCTGTTGGAGAGCAAGGCGCCGCCGCGCTCCCAGATGGACCGTGTCCCTTCGAAGACCGTCGAGCGACCTGCTCCCACGAGGAGTGTCTCGTCGCCCACCAGCGGCGTCCGCTCGAAGAGATATCGCCCGGGTGGGAAATACACGATCCCACCGCCAGCTCGGTCGACCGTCTCGAGGAGCTCGTGGACGGCGTGTCCGACCTTGGTTCTCCCATCGCCCGTGATCTCGTGCGCCTCGACGTTCCATACGGCCCGGTCTTCAAACTGGTCGGCGAGTGCCTCGACTTCGGTAGGTACCTCAGTAGCTGTCCGGTCCGATGCCCCGGATTCGGCAGCCGTGCACCCCACCAGTGCCCCGCAGCCGCCAATCACGGTCCGAAGAACGTCTCGTCGCCGCAGCCCGGAATAAGACATAATACCTGACTATCGCTACTTTCTATGAATGATCGGTAAAAGTCTTCTGGGGAAGCAGTCTGAAACCGGTCTTCGGCCGTTCGCCCCGGTCGACTGCATCGCTCGCCTCGACGAGGGTGTACTCGAACACCGCGTTAAACGGATCGTCCTAGGTAGTCTCGTCGTTTCGGTCACCGCGTTCGGTCCGCCTGCGCAACTCCTCGAGCTCGTCGCTCATGTTTGCACCTCCAAGTGCTGTGAATTCGTGTCGCGTTCTCGAGGAACACCCGCGGGCGCGGGTCGCCGTCTGCGACGGTTCCTCGAAGGCAAACAGTGTCTGGCCGTCGTCGGCAACGTTGCGGATGTCCTGGTTCCCCGAAACGTGCGCGGAGGCGATCGCTCCCGTATACGCCTCGAGGATCGCGTCGGTGGGCGACGTGCGCTGATCGACCTTGTTCGGCCGTACCGTCGCGAGTTCGACGCTGATACCGTGGTGATCGACGATCTTCTCGACGTCGCGCTCGAGCGCGGCCGCTTGCTCGCTCTCGAAGCGGCCCATCTCGACAGGTGCGATCAGGTAGCGTGATACCCGTTTCCAGTAGGAATGTTTGCCGGCGGGATCGACGGGCAGGATGTTCTCGACCGGATTAGCAGTCAGCACAACGCCGAAATACACCGTCGATGTTACGCGAGAGTCCGTTGGGGGGTTCGTGGGTGGGCAGTCGGGCGAGCGTCCGAGAGTGGATTGAACAGTTCGCGCATTGCTACAACCATCAAAGACCGCATCAAATTCTCAATGGAAAAACGCTAGTCGAGGAGGTTCAGAACTAGACAGTGCCAACTGAACCTTCTATATGGCACTGTCATAGTACACAAACATACAATCGAATGCGGGAAAAACATCAAATACATTTTCGTTGAATTCTCTCGTGAGATGGACGACCTTACCGGCTTCCAACGCGACCTCCTGTACGTTATCGCAGGCGCCGACCAGCCGTCCGGCCAAGAAGTCAAGGATGAAATCGAGCAGTATTACAGCTCCGAGATCAATCATGGCCGGCTGTACCCTAACCTGGACACCCTCGTTAACAAAGAGGTCGTCGAGAAGGGCGAACTCGACAGGCGAACGAACTACTACACCATTACTGACGCGGGAGAGCAAATAGT
This region includes:
- a CDS encoding PadR family transcriptional regulator, with the protein product MDDLTGFQRDLLYVIAGADQPSGQEVKDEIEQYYSSEINHGRLYPNLDTLVNKEVVEKGELDRRTNYYTITDAGEQIVQERRDWESQYVEL
- a CDS encoding glycoside hydrolase family 55 protein, giving the protein MSYSGLRRRDVLRTVIGGCGALVGCTAAESGASDRTATEVPTEVEALADQFEDRAVWNVEAHEITGDGRTKVGHAVHELLETVDRAGGGIVYFPPGRYLFERTPLVGDETLLVGAGRSTVFEGTRSIWERGGALLSNRGYDQPGYTGASNWGVANVRVDTPETNGIMPAHADTVRLENIYGDATYCHHIDIVSSRNVVVDGYWASRGGDSASDTPIQFDVQQAGITRNGIWDGETRTLAMDDETPTKACTLRDFEIAPKNGATYGVQLHRGKTESITITDGSILGCQYTAIRADRGEALADLTIDGVSCIDNARGITLGSSDGGRRGVTIDDVTIRTTERGVAAGAGIYAAGVDEAELSNVTVDGAFTNGIIFEEMSDLEMSDVTVTGMTRQAFRFRENVEATLTRAHAAECGGAGIYSGEGSRVTYGDVTFDGVGREIVADGEIQKEPAPPAS
- a CDS encoding integrase core domain-containing protein, translating into MLRESPLGGSWVGSRASVREWIEQFAHCYNHQRPHQILNGKTLVEEVQN